One Brassica napus cultivar Da-Ae chromosome C4, Da-Ae, whole genome shotgun sequence genomic region harbors:
- the LOC106424328 gene encoding uncharacterized protein At2g27730, mitochondrial-like: MATRSAIRFVSRRFSNGKVLSEEEKAAENVFIKKMEKEKLEKIARQGPGEQAAGSAKASGGGGTSSAESTGPKVSEDKDRNYAVVAGVVAVVGAIGWYMKSGGKKQQPEVQE, encoded by the exons ATGGCAACAAGAAGCGCTATCAGATTTGTGTCTCGCAGGTTCTCTAATGGCAAAGTTCTTAGCGAAGAGGAAAAGGCTGCTGAGAATGTTTTCATCAAG AAAATGGAGAAGGAGAAGCTTGAGAAGATAGCTAGGCAG GGTCCGGGAGAACAAGCAGCAGGTTCAGCCAAGGCTAGTGGTGGTGGAGGAACATCATCAGCTGAATCCACGGGACCTAAAGTGTCAGAAGACAAGGACAGGAACTATGCGGTAGTGGCGGGTGTGGTGGCTGTCGTCGGTGCCATTGGTTGGTACATGAAATCAGGCGGAAAGAAGCAGCAGCCAGAGGTTCAAGAGTGA